The Hemicordylus capensis ecotype Gifberg chromosome 6, rHemCap1.1.pri, whole genome shotgun sequence genome window below encodes:
- the LOC128330400 gene encoding actin-like protein 9, with the protein MSFRSGRSKSPGPSRKRSPGTPQSKSPARRSMSPGCVRVRSPSPGYPMCHSARSRASSKERGSTKMRCTPDRDIVKTGAVVIDTGTGTCKAGFAGQQTPQSVIGTLVGHPTEKSMRTRRDRPDTYVGERARIEPDLDVIFPVRHGIIVDWEAAEVLWRHLFYHDLKVAPEDHALLMSDPPLSPTTNREKLVEVVFESLNSPGMYVAYQSVLSVYAHGKISGLVVDTGYAVTHTVPIHQGYNLPHATERMDIAGTNITSFLMDLLREMGHYFDERMLDVVADIKKKCCYVALDFDAEWNRPKRDYMVDYQLPDGQIISMGKERFQCPEMLFNPPRMPGLNLVGIHGMAQRSLRKVPEESRKDMYENIMLCGGSSLFDGLEKRFTHELTAMVPTNTKVKVIANPLRMYSVWTGGSVLASLRNFQPCWIRKQQYQEHGPYIVHRKCY; encoded by the coding sequence ATGTCATTTAGAAGTGGTAGGTCAAAAAGCCCAGGGCCTTCACGGAAAAGAAGTCCTGGGACTCCACAATCCAAAAGTCCAGCACGCAGGTCCATGAGTCCAGGATGTGTGAGAGTCAGGTCTCCTTCCCCAGGATATCCGATGTGTCACTCAGCCAGGTCCAGAGCATCTTCAAAAGAAAGAGGTTCTACCAAGATGCGATGTACTCCAGACAGAGATATTGTGAAGACTGGAGCAGTGGTGATTGATACGGGTACTGGGACATGTAAAGCAGGGTTCGCAGGACAACAAACTCCCCAGTCTGTCATTGGGACTTTGGTTGGACACCCTACAGAGAAGTCCATGAGGACTAGAAGAGACAGGCCGGATACATATGTTGGGGAACGAGCGAGGATAGAGCCAGACCTTGATGTCATCTTTCCAGTAAGGCATGGCATAATTGTAGACTGGGAGGCAGCAGAAGTGCTGTGGAGACACCTCTTCTACCATGACCTCAAAGTTGCCCCAGAAGACCATGCACTCTTAATGTCCGATCCTCCGCTCAGTCCAACCACAAACCGTGAGAAATTGGTGGAGGTTGTCTTTGAGTCGCTCAACTCCCCAGGGATGTACGTGGCCTATCAATCTGTGCTGTCAGTCTACGCCCATGGCAAGATCAGTGGCTTGGTGGTAGACACGGGCTATGCAGTGACACATACCGTACCCATCCATCAAGGATACAACTTGCCCCATGCCACGGAGAGGATGGATATCGCTGGCACAAACATTACATCTTTTTTGATGGACCTCCTACGGGAAATGGGGCATTACTTTGATGAAAGGATGTTGGATGTCGTTGCTGACATCAAGAAAAAATGCTGTTATGTTGCCCTCGATTTTGATGCTGAGTGGAATCGTCCCAAGCGAGATTACATGGTCGACTACCAGTTGCCTGATGGCCAAATCATCAGTATGGGGAAAGAGAGATTCCAATGCCCAGAGATGCTGTTCAACCCGCCCCGGATGCCTGGGCTGAACCTTGTCGGGATCCATGGTATGGCCCAGCGAAGCTTAAGGAAAGTCCCTGAAGAAAGCCGGAAGGACATGTATGAGAACATCATGCTGTGTGGAGGCTCATCCCTCTTTGACGGACTGGAAAAACGCTTTACTCATGAACTCACAGCCATGGTGCCAACCAACACCAAAGTTAAAGTCATAGCCAACCCATTGAGGATGTATTCTGTCTGGACTGGAGGCTCCGTCCTTGCATCCCTGAGAAatttccagccctgctggattaggaaGCAGCAGTACCAAGAGCATGGACCTTACATCGTTCATAGGAAGTGCTACTGA